The nucleotide sequence CATTGCCGCGGGAGCCCTGGATGCCATGTTCGAGGGCAAGCCGCCCGCAGGGAGAAAGCTGTTCGCGCAGTTGGTCCCTGAGCCCTTCGAGGTGCTCAGCGTAGGCTTCTGACTCGGCACGAAACTCTCCGAGGAACCGCAGCGCCTGGCCGTATCCGATGCGTTCGATGAACGCGAAACGCAACATGATCAAGTCGAAGTGCCAGATCAGATCGTCATGCGTGACGGGTTTTTCGAGCTCGGCCCTGAGGACCGCGTCCCCCTCATCGGTGATCGAATAGACGAGTCGGGGGCGCAACGAATCCGTCTTGTCCGGTTCTCCGCGAATCCAGCCCTTCTTTTCGAGGCTCTTGAGGGCCGGGTAGATGGCGCCCGGGCTGCTGCTGAAGTTGCCCATCGGTGTTGTTTCGAAGATCTTTTTCAGGTCGTAGCCGGACTGGGGATGCATGGCG is from Acidobacteriota bacterium and encodes:
- a CDS encoding PadR family transcriptional regulator produces the protein MNEDISLTPLRLAILGLIAMHPQSGYDLKKIFETTPMGNFSSSPGAIYPALKSLEKKGWIRGEPDKTDSLRPRLVYSITDEGDAVLRAELEKPVTHDDLIWHFDLIMLRFAFIERIGYGQALRFLGEFRAESEAYAEHLEGLRDQLREQLSPCGRLALEHGIQGSRGNVIWAEQAIGELEQLEKE